One genomic region from Prionailurus bengalensis isolate Pbe53 chromosome C1, Fcat_Pben_1.1_paternal_pri, whole genome shotgun sequence encodes:
- the TUFT1 gene encoding tuftelin isoform X12, with translation MNGTRNWCTLVDVHPEGQTAGSVDILRLTLQSELTGDELEHIAEKAGRRTFAMVSGHSTSRSLASELVKSNDGHEEIIKVYLKGRAGDKMIHEKNINQLKSEVQYIQEVVLEKPNGLNPSPTTLYSSPPEADTYINEDVESLRKTVRDLLVKLQEAERQHQSDRVAFEVTLSQCQREAEQSRVALQRAEDRVQQKEAEVGELQKCLLGVQEEHQALLVKVREGETALEELQIKNTDCQTERENFLVLIPRAANLEKEVAGLREKIHHLDDMLKSQQRKVRQMIEQLQNSKAVVQSKDSTIQELKEKIAYLEAENLEMHDRMEHLIEKQVSHGNFSTQTWAKTESLGSMRISKPPSPNKPMPLIRVVET, from the exons GGGAGCGTGGACATTCTAAGGCTGACTCTACAGAGTGAACTGACAGGAGATGAACTTGAACACATAGCCGAGAAG GCGGGTAGGAGGACTTTTGCCATGGTGTCTGGCCACTCAACCAGCCGTTCGTTGGCCTCAGAACTGGTGAAGTCCAATGATGGACACGAGGAGATCATTAAG GTGTACCTGAAGGGGAGGGCTGGAGATAAGATGATCCACGAGAAAAACATCAACCAGCTGAAGAGTGAGGTGCAGTATATCCAGGAG GTGGTACTGGAAAAGCCAAACGGATTAAATCCAAGCCCCACAACACTGTATAGCAGCCCACCTGAG GCAGACACCTATATAAATGAAGATGTCGAGAGCCTGAGGAAGACTGTGCGGGACCTGCTTGTCAAGCTGCAGGAGGCCGAGCGGCAGCACCAGTCAGACCGTGTGGCTTTTGAG GTCACACTCAGCCAGTgccagagagaagcagaacagaGTCGAGTGGCCCTTCAGAGAGCAGAGGACAGAGTGCAGCAGAAGGAGGCAGAGGTTGGAGAGCTCCAGAAGTGCTTGCTGGGCGTGCAGGAG GAGCATCAGGCCTTACTGGTGAAGGTTAGGGAGGGGGAGACGGCCTTGGAGGAACTGCAGATCAAGAACACTGACTGCCAAACAGAACGAGAAAA cTTCCTGGTCTTGATCCCCAGGGCGGCTAACCTGGAAAAGGAAGTGGCCGGCTTGCGGGAGAAGATCCACCACTTAGATGATATGCTCAAGAGCCAGCAGCGGAAAGTCCGGCAGATGATAGAGCAG CTCCAGAATTCAAAAGCTGTGGTCCAGTCAAAGGACAGCACCATCCAGGAGCTCAAGGAGAAAATCGCCTACCTGGAAGCAGAG AATTTAGAGATGCATGACCGGATGGAACACCTGATAGAAAAACAGGTCAGTCATGGCAACTTCAGCACCCAGACCTGGGCCAAGACGGAGAGCCTGGGCAG CATGAGGATATCCAAGCCCCCCAGCCCTAATAAGCCCATGCCTCTTATCCGAGTGGTGGAAACATGA
- the TUFT1 gene encoding tuftelin isoform X6, producing MNGTRNWCTLVDVHPEGQTAGSVDILRLTLQSELTGDELEHIAEKAGRRTFAMVSGHSTSRSLASELVKSNDGHEEIIKVYLKGRAGDKMIHEKNINQLKSEARNCLQKLREDISSKLDRDPGDSLQGQEIQVVLEKPNGLNPSPTTLYSSPPEVSKADTYINEDVESLRKTVRDLLVKLQEAERQHQSDRVAFEVTLSQCQREAEQSRVALQRAEDRVQQKEAEVGELQKCLLGVQEEHQALLVKVREGETALEELQIKNTDCQTEREKAANLEKEVAGLREKIHHLDDMLKSQQRKVRQMIEQLQNSKAVVQSKDSTIQELKEKIAYLEAENLEMHDRMEHLIEKQVSHGNFSTQTWAKTESLGSMRISKPPSPNKPMPLIRVVET from the exons GGGAGCGTGGACATTCTAAGGCTGACTCTACAGAGTGAACTGACAGGAGATGAACTTGAACACATAGCCGAGAAG GCGGGTAGGAGGACTTTTGCCATGGTGTCTGGCCACTCAACCAGCCGTTCGTTGGCCTCAGAACTGGTGAAGTCCAATGATGGACACGAGGAGATCATTAAG GTGTACCTGAAGGGGAGGGCTGGAGATAAGATGATCCACGAGAAAAACATCAACCAGCTGAAGAGTGAG GCCCGGAACTGCCTACAGAAGCTGCGGGAGGACATAAGTAGCAAGCTTGACAGAGATCCAGGAGACTCTCTCCAAGGACAGGAGATACAG GTGGTACTGGAAAAGCCAAACGGATTAAATCCAAGCCCCACAACACTGTATAGCAGCCCACCTGAGGTAAGTAAG GCAGACACCTATATAAATGAAGATGTCGAGAGCCTGAGGAAGACTGTGCGGGACCTGCTTGTCAAGCTGCAGGAGGCCGAGCGGCAGCACCAGTCAGACCGTGTGGCTTTTGAG GTCACACTCAGCCAGTgccagagagaagcagaacagaGTCGAGTGGCCCTTCAGAGAGCAGAGGACAGAGTGCAGCAGAAGGAGGCAGAGGTTGGAGAGCTCCAGAAGTGCTTGCTGGGCGTGCAGGAG GAGCATCAGGCCTTACTGGTGAAGGTTAGGGAGGGGGAGACGGCCTTGGAGGAACTGCAGATCAAGAACACTGACTGCCAAACAGAACGAGAAAA GGCGGCTAACCTGGAAAAGGAAGTGGCCGGCTTGCGGGAGAAGATCCACCACTTAGATGATATGCTCAAGAGCCAGCAGCGGAAAGTCCGGCAGATGATAGAGCAG CTCCAGAATTCAAAAGCTGTGGTCCAGTCAAAGGACAGCACCATCCAGGAGCTCAAGGAGAAAATCGCCTACCTGGAAGCAGAG AATTTAGAGATGCATGACCGGATGGAACACCTGATAGAAAAACAGGTCAGTCATGGCAACTTCAGCACCCAGACCTGGGCCAAGACGGAGAGCCTGGGCAG CATGAGGATATCCAAGCCCCCCAGCCCTAATAAGCCCATGCCTCTTATCCGAGTGGTGGAAACATGA
- the TUFT1 gene encoding tuftelin isoform X15, translating into MNGTRNWCTLVDVHPEGQTAGSVDILRLTLQSELTGDELEHIAEKAGRRTFAMVSGHSTSRSLASELVKSNDGHEEIIKVYLKGRAGDKMIHEKNINQLKSEVQYIQEVVLEKPNGLNPSPTTLYSSPPEADTYINEDVESLRKTVRDLLVKLQEAERQHQSDRVAFEVTLSQCQREAEQSRVALQRAEDRVQQKEAEVGELQKCLLGVQEEHQALLVKVREGETALEELQIKNTDCQTEREKAANLEKEVAGLREKIHHLDDMLKSQQRKVRQMIEQLQNSKAVVQSKDSTIQELKEKIAYLEAENLEMHDRMEHLIEKQVSHGNFSTQTWAKTESLGSMRISKPPSPNKPMPLIRVVET; encoded by the exons GGGAGCGTGGACATTCTAAGGCTGACTCTACAGAGTGAACTGACAGGAGATGAACTTGAACACATAGCCGAGAAG GCGGGTAGGAGGACTTTTGCCATGGTGTCTGGCCACTCAACCAGCCGTTCGTTGGCCTCAGAACTGGTGAAGTCCAATGATGGACACGAGGAGATCATTAAG GTGTACCTGAAGGGGAGGGCTGGAGATAAGATGATCCACGAGAAAAACATCAACCAGCTGAAGAGTGAGGTGCAGTATATCCAGGAG GTGGTACTGGAAAAGCCAAACGGATTAAATCCAAGCCCCACAACACTGTATAGCAGCCCACCTGAG GCAGACACCTATATAAATGAAGATGTCGAGAGCCTGAGGAAGACTGTGCGGGACCTGCTTGTCAAGCTGCAGGAGGCCGAGCGGCAGCACCAGTCAGACCGTGTGGCTTTTGAG GTCACACTCAGCCAGTgccagagagaagcagaacagaGTCGAGTGGCCCTTCAGAGAGCAGAGGACAGAGTGCAGCAGAAGGAGGCAGAGGTTGGAGAGCTCCAGAAGTGCTTGCTGGGCGTGCAGGAG GAGCATCAGGCCTTACTGGTGAAGGTTAGGGAGGGGGAGACGGCCTTGGAGGAACTGCAGATCAAGAACACTGACTGCCAAACAGAACGAGAAAA GGCGGCTAACCTGGAAAAGGAAGTGGCCGGCTTGCGGGAGAAGATCCACCACTTAGATGATATGCTCAAGAGCCAGCAGCGGAAAGTCCGGCAGATGATAGAGCAG CTCCAGAATTCAAAAGCTGTGGTCCAGTCAAAGGACAGCACCATCCAGGAGCTCAAGGAGAAAATCGCCTACCTGGAAGCAGAG AATTTAGAGATGCATGACCGGATGGAACACCTGATAGAAAAACAGGTCAGTCATGGCAACTTCAGCACCCAGACCTGGGCCAAGACGGAGAGCCTGGGCAG CATGAGGATATCCAAGCCCCCCAGCCCTAATAAGCCCATGCCTCTTATCCGAGTGGTGGAAACATGA
- the TUFT1 gene encoding tuftelin isoform X5: MNGTRNWCTLVDVHPEGQTAGSVDILRLTLQSELTGDELEHIAEKAGRRTFAMVSGHSTSRSLASELVKSNDGHEEIIKVYLKGRAGDKMIHEKNINQLKSEVQYIQEARNCLQKLREDISSKLDRDPGDSLQGQEIQVVLEKPNGLNPSPTTLYSSPPEADTYINEDVESLRKTVRDLLVKLQEAERQHQSDRVAFEVTLSQCQREAEQSRVALQRAEDRVQQKEAEVGELQKCLLGVQEEHQALLVKVREGETALEELQIKNTDCQTEREKAANLEKEVAGLREKIHHLDDMLKSQQRKVRQMIEQLQNSKAVVQSKDSTIQELKEKIAYLEAENLEMHDRMEHLIEKQVSHGNFSTQTWAKTESLGSMRISKPPSPNKPMPLIRVVET, from the exons GGGAGCGTGGACATTCTAAGGCTGACTCTACAGAGTGAACTGACAGGAGATGAACTTGAACACATAGCCGAGAAG GCGGGTAGGAGGACTTTTGCCATGGTGTCTGGCCACTCAACCAGCCGTTCGTTGGCCTCAGAACTGGTGAAGTCCAATGATGGACACGAGGAGATCATTAAG GTGTACCTGAAGGGGAGGGCTGGAGATAAGATGATCCACGAGAAAAACATCAACCAGCTGAAGAGTGAGGTGCAGTATATCCAGGAG GCCCGGAACTGCCTACAGAAGCTGCGGGAGGACATAAGTAGCAAGCTTGACAGAGATCCAGGAGACTCTCTCCAAGGACAGGAGATACAG GTGGTACTGGAAAAGCCAAACGGATTAAATCCAAGCCCCACAACACTGTATAGCAGCCCACCTGAG GCAGACACCTATATAAATGAAGATGTCGAGAGCCTGAGGAAGACTGTGCGGGACCTGCTTGTCAAGCTGCAGGAGGCCGAGCGGCAGCACCAGTCAGACCGTGTGGCTTTTGAG GTCACACTCAGCCAGTgccagagagaagcagaacagaGTCGAGTGGCCCTTCAGAGAGCAGAGGACAGAGTGCAGCAGAAGGAGGCAGAGGTTGGAGAGCTCCAGAAGTGCTTGCTGGGCGTGCAGGAG GAGCATCAGGCCTTACTGGTGAAGGTTAGGGAGGGGGAGACGGCCTTGGAGGAACTGCAGATCAAGAACACTGACTGCCAAACAGAACGAGAAAA GGCGGCTAACCTGGAAAAGGAAGTGGCCGGCTTGCGGGAGAAGATCCACCACTTAGATGATATGCTCAAGAGCCAGCAGCGGAAAGTCCGGCAGATGATAGAGCAG CTCCAGAATTCAAAAGCTGTGGTCCAGTCAAAGGACAGCACCATCCAGGAGCTCAAGGAGAAAATCGCCTACCTGGAAGCAGAG AATTTAGAGATGCATGACCGGATGGAACACCTGATAGAAAAACAGGTCAGTCATGGCAACTTCAGCACCCAGACCTGGGCCAAGACGGAGAGCCTGGGCAG CATGAGGATATCCAAGCCCCCCAGCCCTAATAAGCCCATGCCTCTTATCCGAGTGGTGGAAACATGA
- the TUFT1 gene encoding tuftelin isoform X4 codes for MNGTRNWCTLVDVHPEGQTAGSVDILRLTLQSELTGDELEHIAEKAGRRTFAMVSGHSTSRSLASELVKSNDGHEEIIKVYLKGRAGDKMIHEKNINQLKSEVQYIQEARNCLQKLREDISSKLDRDPGDSLQGQEIQVVLEKPNGLNPSPTTLYSSPPEVSKADTYINEDVESLRKTVRDLLVKLQEAERQHQSDRVAFEVTLSQCQREAEQSRVALQRAEDRVQQKEAEVGELQKCLLGVQEEHQALLVKVREGETALEELQIKNTDCQTEREKAANLEKEVAGLREKIHHLDDMLKSQQRKVRQMIEQLQNSKAVVQSKDSTIQELKEKIAYLEAENLEMHDRMEHLIEKQVSHGNFSTQTWAKTESLGSMRISKPPSPNKPMPLIRVVET; via the exons GGGAGCGTGGACATTCTAAGGCTGACTCTACAGAGTGAACTGACAGGAGATGAACTTGAACACATAGCCGAGAAG GCGGGTAGGAGGACTTTTGCCATGGTGTCTGGCCACTCAACCAGCCGTTCGTTGGCCTCAGAACTGGTGAAGTCCAATGATGGACACGAGGAGATCATTAAG GTGTACCTGAAGGGGAGGGCTGGAGATAAGATGATCCACGAGAAAAACATCAACCAGCTGAAGAGTGAGGTGCAGTATATCCAGGAG GCCCGGAACTGCCTACAGAAGCTGCGGGAGGACATAAGTAGCAAGCTTGACAGAGATCCAGGAGACTCTCTCCAAGGACAGGAGATACAG GTGGTACTGGAAAAGCCAAACGGATTAAATCCAAGCCCCACAACACTGTATAGCAGCCCACCTGAGGTAAGTAAG GCAGACACCTATATAAATGAAGATGTCGAGAGCCTGAGGAAGACTGTGCGGGACCTGCTTGTCAAGCTGCAGGAGGCCGAGCGGCAGCACCAGTCAGACCGTGTGGCTTTTGAG GTCACACTCAGCCAGTgccagagagaagcagaacagaGTCGAGTGGCCCTTCAGAGAGCAGAGGACAGAGTGCAGCAGAAGGAGGCAGAGGTTGGAGAGCTCCAGAAGTGCTTGCTGGGCGTGCAGGAG GAGCATCAGGCCTTACTGGTGAAGGTTAGGGAGGGGGAGACGGCCTTGGAGGAACTGCAGATCAAGAACACTGACTGCCAAACAGAACGAGAAAA GGCGGCTAACCTGGAAAAGGAAGTGGCCGGCTTGCGGGAGAAGATCCACCACTTAGATGATATGCTCAAGAGCCAGCAGCGGAAAGTCCGGCAGATGATAGAGCAG CTCCAGAATTCAAAAGCTGTGGTCCAGTCAAAGGACAGCACCATCCAGGAGCTCAAGGAGAAAATCGCCTACCTGGAAGCAGAG AATTTAGAGATGCATGACCGGATGGAACACCTGATAGAAAAACAGGTCAGTCATGGCAACTTCAGCACCCAGACCTGGGCCAAGACGGAGAGCCTGGGCAG CATGAGGATATCCAAGCCCCCCAGCCCTAATAAGCCCATGCCTCTTATCCGAGTGGTGGAAACATGA
- the TUFT1 gene encoding tuftelin isoform X10 has product MNGTRNWCTLVDVHPEGQTAGSVDILRLTLQSELTGDELEHIAEKAGRRTFAMVSGHSTSRSLASELVKSNDGHEEIIKVYLKGRAGDKMIHEKNINQLKSEVQYIQEVVLEKPNGLNPSPTTLYSSPPEVSKADTYINEDVESLRKTVRDLLVKLQEAERQHQSDRVAFEVTLSQCQREAEQSRVALQRAEDRVQQKEAEVGELQKCLLGVQEEHQALLVKVREGETALEELQIKNTDCQTERENFLVLIPRAANLEKEVAGLREKIHHLDDMLKSQQRKVRQMIEQLQNSKAVVQSKDSTIQELKEKIAYLEAENLEMHDRMEHLIEKQVSHGNFSTQTWAKTESLGSMRISKPPSPNKPMPLIRVVET; this is encoded by the exons GGGAGCGTGGACATTCTAAGGCTGACTCTACAGAGTGAACTGACAGGAGATGAACTTGAACACATAGCCGAGAAG GCGGGTAGGAGGACTTTTGCCATGGTGTCTGGCCACTCAACCAGCCGTTCGTTGGCCTCAGAACTGGTGAAGTCCAATGATGGACACGAGGAGATCATTAAG GTGTACCTGAAGGGGAGGGCTGGAGATAAGATGATCCACGAGAAAAACATCAACCAGCTGAAGAGTGAGGTGCAGTATATCCAGGAG GTGGTACTGGAAAAGCCAAACGGATTAAATCCAAGCCCCACAACACTGTATAGCAGCCCACCTGAGGTAAGTAAG GCAGACACCTATATAAATGAAGATGTCGAGAGCCTGAGGAAGACTGTGCGGGACCTGCTTGTCAAGCTGCAGGAGGCCGAGCGGCAGCACCAGTCAGACCGTGTGGCTTTTGAG GTCACACTCAGCCAGTgccagagagaagcagaacagaGTCGAGTGGCCCTTCAGAGAGCAGAGGACAGAGTGCAGCAGAAGGAGGCAGAGGTTGGAGAGCTCCAGAAGTGCTTGCTGGGCGTGCAGGAG GAGCATCAGGCCTTACTGGTGAAGGTTAGGGAGGGGGAGACGGCCTTGGAGGAACTGCAGATCAAGAACACTGACTGCCAAACAGAACGAGAAAA cTTCCTGGTCTTGATCCCCAGGGCGGCTAACCTGGAAAAGGAAGTGGCCGGCTTGCGGGAGAAGATCCACCACTTAGATGATATGCTCAAGAGCCAGCAGCGGAAAGTCCGGCAGATGATAGAGCAG CTCCAGAATTCAAAAGCTGTGGTCCAGTCAAAGGACAGCACCATCCAGGAGCTCAAGGAGAAAATCGCCTACCTGGAAGCAGAG AATTTAGAGATGCATGACCGGATGGAACACCTGATAGAAAAACAGGTCAGTCATGGCAACTTCAGCACCCAGACCTGGGCCAAGACGGAGAGCCTGGGCAG CATGAGGATATCCAAGCCCCCCAGCCCTAATAAGCCCATGCCTCTTATCCGAGTGGTGGAAACATGA
- the TUFT1 gene encoding tuftelin isoform X3, which yields MNGTRNWCTLVDVHPEGQTAGSVDILRLTLQSELTGDELEHIAEKAGRRTFAMVSGHSTSRSLASELVKSNDGHEEIIKVYLKGRAGDKMIHEKNINQLKSEARNCLQKLREDISSKLDRDPGDSLQGQEIQVVLEKPNGLNPSPTTLYSSPPEVSKADTYINEDVESLRKTVRDLLVKLQEAERQHQSDRVAFEVTLSQCQREAEQSRVALQRAEDRVQQKEAEVGELQKCLLGVQEEHQALLVKVREGETALEELQIKNTDCQTERENFLVLIPRAANLEKEVAGLREKIHHLDDMLKSQQRKVRQMIEQLQNSKAVVQSKDSTIQELKEKIAYLEAENLEMHDRMEHLIEKQVSHGNFSTQTWAKTESLGSMRISKPPSPNKPMPLIRVVET from the exons GGGAGCGTGGACATTCTAAGGCTGACTCTACAGAGTGAACTGACAGGAGATGAACTTGAACACATAGCCGAGAAG GCGGGTAGGAGGACTTTTGCCATGGTGTCTGGCCACTCAACCAGCCGTTCGTTGGCCTCAGAACTGGTGAAGTCCAATGATGGACACGAGGAGATCATTAAG GTGTACCTGAAGGGGAGGGCTGGAGATAAGATGATCCACGAGAAAAACATCAACCAGCTGAAGAGTGAG GCCCGGAACTGCCTACAGAAGCTGCGGGAGGACATAAGTAGCAAGCTTGACAGAGATCCAGGAGACTCTCTCCAAGGACAGGAGATACAG GTGGTACTGGAAAAGCCAAACGGATTAAATCCAAGCCCCACAACACTGTATAGCAGCCCACCTGAGGTAAGTAAG GCAGACACCTATATAAATGAAGATGTCGAGAGCCTGAGGAAGACTGTGCGGGACCTGCTTGTCAAGCTGCAGGAGGCCGAGCGGCAGCACCAGTCAGACCGTGTGGCTTTTGAG GTCACACTCAGCCAGTgccagagagaagcagaacagaGTCGAGTGGCCCTTCAGAGAGCAGAGGACAGAGTGCAGCAGAAGGAGGCAGAGGTTGGAGAGCTCCAGAAGTGCTTGCTGGGCGTGCAGGAG GAGCATCAGGCCTTACTGGTGAAGGTTAGGGAGGGGGAGACGGCCTTGGAGGAACTGCAGATCAAGAACACTGACTGCCAAACAGAACGAGAAAA cTTCCTGGTCTTGATCCCCAGGGCGGCTAACCTGGAAAAGGAAGTGGCCGGCTTGCGGGAGAAGATCCACCACTTAGATGATATGCTCAAGAGCCAGCAGCGGAAAGTCCGGCAGATGATAGAGCAG CTCCAGAATTCAAAAGCTGTGGTCCAGTCAAAGGACAGCACCATCCAGGAGCTCAAGGAGAAAATCGCCTACCTGGAAGCAGAG AATTTAGAGATGCATGACCGGATGGAACACCTGATAGAAAAACAGGTCAGTCATGGCAACTTCAGCACCCAGACCTGGGCCAAGACGGAGAGCCTGGGCAG CATGAGGATATCCAAGCCCCCCAGCCCTAATAAGCCCATGCCTCTTATCCGAGTGGTGGAAACATGA
- the TUFT1 gene encoding tuftelin isoform X1, with protein sequence MNGTRNWCTLVDVHPEGQTAGSVDILRLTLQSELTGDELEHIAEKAGRRTFAMVSGHSTSRSLASELVKSNDGHEEIIKVYLKGRAGDKMIHEKNINQLKSEVQYIQEARNCLQKLREDISSKLDRDPGDSLQGQEIQVVLEKPNGLNPSPTTLYSSPPEVSKADTYINEDVESLRKTVRDLLVKLQEAERQHQSDRVAFEVTLSQCQREAEQSRVALQRAEDRVQQKEAEVGELQKCLLGVQEEHQALLVKVREGETALEELQIKNTDCQTERENFLVLIPRAANLEKEVAGLREKIHHLDDMLKSQQRKVRQMIEQLQNSKAVVQSKDSTIQELKEKIAYLEAENLEMHDRMEHLIEKQVSHGNFSTQTWAKTESLGSMRISKPPSPNKPMPLIRVVET encoded by the exons GGGAGCGTGGACATTCTAAGGCTGACTCTACAGAGTGAACTGACAGGAGATGAACTTGAACACATAGCCGAGAAG GCGGGTAGGAGGACTTTTGCCATGGTGTCTGGCCACTCAACCAGCCGTTCGTTGGCCTCAGAACTGGTGAAGTCCAATGATGGACACGAGGAGATCATTAAG GTGTACCTGAAGGGGAGGGCTGGAGATAAGATGATCCACGAGAAAAACATCAACCAGCTGAAGAGTGAGGTGCAGTATATCCAGGAG GCCCGGAACTGCCTACAGAAGCTGCGGGAGGACATAAGTAGCAAGCTTGACAGAGATCCAGGAGACTCTCTCCAAGGACAGGAGATACAG GTGGTACTGGAAAAGCCAAACGGATTAAATCCAAGCCCCACAACACTGTATAGCAGCCCACCTGAGGTAAGTAAG GCAGACACCTATATAAATGAAGATGTCGAGAGCCTGAGGAAGACTGTGCGGGACCTGCTTGTCAAGCTGCAGGAGGCCGAGCGGCAGCACCAGTCAGACCGTGTGGCTTTTGAG GTCACACTCAGCCAGTgccagagagaagcagaacagaGTCGAGTGGCCCTTCAGAGAGCAGAGGACAGAGTGCAGCAGAAGGAGGCAGAGGTTGGAGAGCTCCAGAAGTGCTTGCTGGGCGTGCAGGAG GAGCATCAGGCCTTACTGGTGAAGGTTAGGGAGGGGGAGACGGCCTTGGAGGAACTGCAGATCAAGAACACTGACTGCCAAACAGAACGAGAAAA cTTCCTGGTCTTGATCCCCAGGGCGGCTAACCTGGAAAAGGAAGTGGCCGGCTTGCGGGAGAAGATCCACCACTTAGATGATATGCTCAAGAGCCAGCAGCGGAAAGTCCGGCAGATGATAGAGCAG CTCCAGAATTCAAAAGCTGTGGTCCAGTCAAAGGACAGCACCATCCAGGAGCTCAAGGAGAAAATCGCCTACCTGGAAGCAGAG AATTTAGAGATGCATGACCGGATGGAACACCTGATAGAAAAACAGGTCAGTCATGGCAACTTCAGCACCCAGACCTGGGCCAAGACGGAGAGCCTGGGCAG CATGAGGATATCCAAGCCCCCCAGCCCTAATAAGCCCATGCCTCTTATCCGAGTGGTGGAAACATGA
- the TUFT1 gene encoding tuftelin isoform X2, whose amino-acid sequence MNGTRNWCTLVDVHPEGQTAGSVDILRLTLQSELTGDELEHIAEKAGRRTFAMVSGHSTSRSLASELVKSNDGHEEIIKVYLKGRAGDKMIHEKNINQLKSEVQYIQEARNCLQKLREDISSKLDRDPGDSLQGQEIQVVLEKPNGLNPSPTTLYSSPPEADTYINEDVESLRKTVRDLLVKLQEAERQHQSDRVAFEVTLSQCQREAEQSRVALQRAEDRVQQKEAEVGELQKCLLGVQEEHQALLVKVREGETALEELQIKNTDCQTERENFLVLIPRAANLEKEVAGLREKIHHLDDMLKSQQRKVRQMIEQLQNSKAVVQSKDSTIQELKEKIAYLEAENLEMHDRMEHLIEKQVSHGNFSTQTWAKTESLGSMRISKPPSPNKPMPLIRVVET is encoded by the exons GGGAGCGTGGACATTCTAAGGCTGACTCTACAGAGTGAACTGACAGGAGATGAACTTGAACACATAGCCGAGAAG GCGGGTAGGAGGACTTTTGCCATGGTGTCTGGCCACTCAACCAGCCGTTCGTTGGCCTCAGAACTGGTGAAGTCCAATGATGGACACGAGGAGATCATTAAG GTGTACCTGAAGGGGAGGGCTGGAGATAAGATGATCCACGAGAAAAACATCAACCAGCTGAAGAGTGAGGTGCAGTATATCCAGGAG GCCCGGAACTGCCTACAGAAGCTGCGGGAGGACATAAGTAGCAAGCTTGACAGAGATCCAGGAGACTCTCTCCAAGGACAGGAGATACAG GTGGTACTGGAAAAGCCAAACGGATTAAATCCAAGCCCCACAACACTGTATAGCAGCCCACCTGAG GCAGACACCTATATAAATGAAGATGTCGAGAGCCTGAGGAAGACTGTGCGGGACCTGCTTGTCAAGCTGCAGGAGGCCGAGCGGCAGCACCAGTCAGACCGTGTGGCTTTTGAG GTCACACTCAGCCAGTgccagagagaagcagaacagaGTCGAGTGGCCCTTCAGAGAGCAGAGGACAGAGTGCAGCAGAAGGAGGCAGAGGTTGGAGAGCTCCAGAAGTGCTTGCTGGGCGTGCAGGAG GAGCATCAGGCCTTACTGGTGAAGGTTAGGGAGGGGGAGACGGCCTTGGAGGAACTGCAGATCAAGAACACTGACTGCCAAACAGAACGAGAAAA cTTCCTGGTCTTGATCCCCAGGGCGGCTAACCTGGAAAAGGAAGTGGCCGGCTTGCGGGAGAAGATCCACCACTTAGATGATATGCTCAAGAGCCAGCAGCGGAAAGTCCGGCAGATGATAGAGCAG CTCCAGAATTCAAAAGCTGTGGTCCAGTCAAAGGACAGCACCATCCAGGAGCTCAAGGAGAAAATCGCCTACCTGGAAGCAGAG AATTTAGAGATGCATGACCGGATGGAACACCTGATAGAAAAACAGGTCAGTCATGGCAACTTCAGCACCCAGACCTGGGCCAAGACGGAGAGCCTGGGCAG CATGAGGATATCCAAGCCCCCCAGCCCTAATAAGCCCATGCCTCTTATCCGAGTGGTGGAAACATGA